One Diospyros lotus cultivar Yz01 chromosome 1, ASM1463336v1, whole genome shotgun sequence genomic window carries:
- the LOC127786609 gene encoding basic leucine zipper 9 isoform X1, with protein MDEKKAAVEDDAAAAMIFGGGDMKRIPSELALEELFSKKDHGDQDEEEDRDEEIVGEIRAQISQGSEAKSRSSRSKVLFAHGHSFDPLLSNLLQAQLPFPSTDRVMNDFSSYGGLTDTNLWCESVTSKQSGTSVPIGSQSSMCVRSPNSSTKPKTTDNQATGATSNSSHEQSDDDDMDTEAGIYKKGTDTIDMKRIKRMVSNRESARRSRRRKQAQLAELELQVEQLRGENASLLKQLTGTTQQFKDAATNNRVLKSDVEALRAKVKLAEDMVTRGSLTSSLSNLLQNHLSTPQSTSSHKPTMAVHGEDALYTGMTKPIELESPGAFNDNVKNGILSDGANCSAENWTWVNRVPTVSK; from the exons ATGGATGAGAAGAAAGCAGCGGTGGAGGACGACGCGGCGGCCGCGATGATCTTTGGAGGAGGCGACATGAAGCGGATCCCGTCGGAATTGGCACTCGAAGAGCTGTTCAGTAAGAAGGATCACGGTGATCAGGATGAGGAGGAGGATCGCGATGAGGAGATAGTTGGAGAAATTCGCGCTCAGATCAGTCAGGGATCGGAAGCTAAGAGTAGGAGCTCTAGGAGTAAGGTCTTATTTGCCCATGGCCACTCTTTTGATCCGCTTCTCAGCAACTTGTTACAAGCTCAACTTCCTTTCCCTTCCACAGATCGg GTCATGAACGATTTTTCAAGTTATGGTGGACTAACAGACACCAATCTGTGGTGTGAAAGTGTCACTTCGAAGCAGTCTGGTACCTCAGTACCTATTGGTTCCCAGTCATCAATGTGTG TTAGAAGTCCAAATTCAAGTACTAAACCGAAAACCACAGATAATCAAGCAACAGGAGCTACCAGTAATTCCTCACACGAGCAATCAGACGATGATGATATGGATACAGAAGCTGGTATTTACAAAAAGGGCACCGATACTATTGATATGAAACGCATCAAAAG AATGGTTTCAAACAGGGAGTCTGCTAGGCGCTCGAGGAGGAGAAAACAAGCACAGCTGGCTGAGCTTGAGCTTCAG GTTGAGCAACTGCGTGGAGAGAACGCATCTTTGTTAAAGCAACTTACTGGCACTACTCAACAATTTAAAGATGCTGCCACCAACAATAGAGTGCTTAAATCAGATGTTGAAGCTTTGAGAGCCAAG GTTAAGCTAGCTGAAGATATGGTTACTAGAGGATCATTGACTTCCAGTTTGAGTAATCTTCTACAGAACCATTTGAGCACGCCTCAGTCGACTAGCAGTCACAAGCCAACAATGGCTGTCCATGGTGAGGATGCCTTATATACCGGAATGACGAAACCGATTGAACTTGAAAGTCCCGGTGCCTTCAATGACAATGTCAAGAACGGCATTCTCAGTGACGGAGCCAACTGCTCGGCCGAGAATTGGACATGGGTAAATCGTGTACCTACCGTTTCCAAGTAG
- the LOC127786609 gene encoding basic leucine zipper 9 isoform X2, whose product MDEKKAAVEDDAAAAMIFGGGDMKRIPSELALEELFSKKDHGDQDEEEDRDEEIVGEIRAQISQGSEAKSRSSRSKVLFAHGHSFDPLLSNLLQAQLPFPSTDRVMNDFSSYGGLTDTNLWCESVTSKQSGTSVPIGSQSSMCDNQATGATSNSSHEQSDDDDMDTEAGIYKKGTDTIDMKRIKRMVSNRESARRSRRRKQAQLAELELQVEQLRGENASLLKQLTGTTQQFKDAATNNRVLKSDVEALRAKVKLAEDMVTRGSLTSSLSNLLQNHLSTPQSTSSHKPTMAVHGEDALYTGMTKPIELESPGAFNDNVKNGILSDGANCSAENWTWVNRVPTVSK is encoded by the exons ATGGATGAGAAGAAAGCAGCGGTGGAGGACGACGCGGCGGCCGCGATGATCTTTGGAGGAGGCGACATGAAGCGGATCCCGTCGGAATTGGCACTCGAAGAGCTGTTCAGTAAGAAGGATCACGGTGATCAGGATGAGGAGGAGGATCGCGATGAGGAGATAGTTGGAGAAATTCGCGCTCAGATCAGTCAGGGATCGGAAGCTAAGAGTAGGAGCTCTAGGAGTAAGGTCTTATTTGCCCATGGCCACTCTTTTGATCCGCTTCTCAGCAACTTGTTACAAGCTCAACTTCCTTTCCCTTCCACAGATCGg GTCATGAACGATTTTTCAAGTTATGGTGGACTAACAGACACCAATCTGTGGTGTGAAAGTGTCACTTCGAAGCAGTCTGGTACCTCAGTACCTATTGGTTCCCAGTCATCAATGTGTG ATAATCAAGCAACAGGAGCTACCAGTAATTCCTCACACGAGCAATCAGACGATGATGATATGGATACAGAAGCTGGTATTTACAAAAAGGGCACCGATACTATTGATATGAAACGCATCAAAAG AATGGTTTCAAACAGGGAGTCTGCTAGGCGCTCGAGGAGGAGAAAACAAGCACAGCTGGCTGAGCTTGAGCTTCAG GTTGAGCAACTGCGTGGAGAGAACGCATCTTTGTTAAAGCAACTTACTGGCACTACTCAACAATTTAAAGATGCTGCCACCAACAATAGAGTGCTTAAATCAGATGTTGAAGCTTTGAGAGCCAAG GTTAAGCTAGCTGAAGATATGGTTACTAGAGGATCATTGACTTCCAGTTTGAGTAATCTTCTACAGAACCATTTGAGCACGCCTCAGTCGACTAGCAGTCACAAGCCAACAATGGCTGTCCATGGTGAGGATGCCTTATATACCGGAATGACGAAACCGATTGAACTTGAAAGTCCCGGTGCCTTCAATGACAATGTCAAGAACGGCATTCTCAGTGACGGAGCCAACTGCTCGGCCGAGAATTGGACATGGGTAAATCGTGTACCTACCGTTTCCAAGTAG
- the LOC127796298 gene encoding uncharacterized protein LOC127796298, with product MEWRKCYLDVILVPLGLLVTAAYHAWLWHKVRSQPLATIIGTNATGRRFWVSAIMKDNDKKNILAVQTLRNTIMGSTLMATTSVLLCSGLAAVISSTYSVKKPLNDSVYGAHGEFMVALKYVTLLLIFLFSFVCHSLSIRFINQVNFLINCPQDAAGIVSPEYVSELLEKGFSLNTVGNRLFYAALPLLLWIFGPVLVFLCSVTMVPVLYNLDFVLGNANGKGKLDHEIGNSDFESV from the exons ATGGAATGGAGAAAATGCTATTTAGATGTCATTCTCGTCCCCCTCGGCCTTCTAGTCACGGCGGCCTACCATGCTTGGCTCTGGCATAAGGTCCGATCCCAGCCCCTCGCCACCATCATCGGCACCAATGCCACCGGCCGCCGCTTCTGGGTCTCTGCCATCATGAag GACAACGACAAGAAGAACATATTGGCAGTGCAGACGCTGAGAAACACGATCATGGGGTCGACCCTGATGGCGACGACGTCGGTGCTGCTCTGCTCCGGCCTGGCCGCCGTCATCAGCAGCACCTACAGCGTCAAGAAGCCGCTCAACGACTCCGTCTACGGCGCCCACGGAGAGTTCATGGTGGCCCTCAAATACGTAACGCTTCTCctcatcttcctcttctccttcgtCTGCCACTCGCTCTCCATCCGCTTCATCAACCAGGTCAACTTCCTCATCAACTGCCCGCAGGACGCGGCGGGGATCGTATCCCCGGAGTACGTGTCGGAGCTTCTGGAGAAGGGGTTCTCTCTCAACACCGTGGGGAACCGGCTGTTCTACGCGGCGCTGCCCCTGCTGCTCTGGATTTTCGGGCCGGTGCTGGTTTTCCTGTGCTCGGTGACCATGGTGCCAGTGCTTTACAACCTTGACTTCGTCCTGGGGAATGCGAACGGGAAGGGGAAGCTCGATCATGAGATTGGGAATTCAGACTTTGAATCTGTATGA
- the LOC127796321 gene encoding uncharacterized protein LOC127796321, which yields MNAALPRIDLTTSMATTNCSFVLQMNDSPLIRKHSTPRPPFLPPIRCTPLQQQLQQQSEASGILCEPCSGSGWLLCDFCNGQKTNVRAANNRIYRRCPSCRAVGSILCPNCKVFKCVSFPNYSDGENLTF from the exons ATGAACGCCGCCTTGCCTCGCATTGATCTTACGACGTCGATGGCCACCACGAACTGCAGTTTTGTGCTTCAGATGAACGACTCGCCATTAATCCGAAAGCATTCGACTCCGAGACCGCCTTTCTTACCGCCTATCCGCTGCACGCCTCTCCAGCAACAACTGCAGCAGCAG agtGAAGCAAGCGGAATTCTGTGTGAGCCTTGCAGTGGCAGTGGATGGTTGCTTTGCGATTTTTGTAATGGTCAGAAGACCAATGTAAGAGCTGCAAACAATCGGATCTACCGTCGCTGTCCATCTTGCCGAGCT GTTGGATCTATCCTATGTCCAAATTGCAAAGTTTTCAAATGCGTTTCCTTCCCCAACTACAGTGATGGTGAGAATCTAACCTTTTAA